The segment CTCTTTGGCGCGCTGCGTGAACGCCTGCACCATGCTGTTGGCCAGCTCTTTGAAAATGCGTCCAAAGGCCATCTCAACCAGCATATTGGTGAATTCGAACTCCAGGCTGAGCTCAACCTTGCAGGCGTCATCGCCCAGCGAGACGAACTTCCAGCCGCCGGTCAGCTTGCGGAACGGCCCGTCAACCAGCTGCATGTGAATGCTCTGGTTGTCCGTCAGCGTGTTGCGGGTGGTAAAGGTTTTGCTGATGCCCGCTTTCGACACATCCACCGACGCGGTCATCTCATTTTCAGACGCATCCAGTACGCGACTACCGGTGCAGCCCGGCAGGAATTGCGGATAGGCATCCACATCATTTACAAGTTGGTACATCTGCCCGGCACTAAACGGGACCAGCGCCGAACGACTAATCTGAGCCATAATGGTTCCTGTTCATCACGAAACCGCTGAATAATAGCATTTTCAGCGATTAAACAAAAATGTCCCTGAGTAAGGGTGTGCTAGAATATCCCGTTTCCTGCCGCCCTGCTGGACTGGGGATGCGATAACCGACTAAGTGATGTAAAATACGCCGCACTATGACAAAGAAAAAAGCACACAAACCCGGTTCTGCCACTATTGCCATGAACAAACGCGCCCGTCACGAATACTTCATCGAAGAGGAGTATGAGGCGGGATTATCGTTACAAGGATGGGAAGTCAAATCGCTTCGTGCCGGTAAAGCCAACATCAGCGACAGCTACATTCTGCTGCGCGATGGGGAAGCCTTTCTGTTCGGTTCAACCTTTCAACCCTTAGCCGTTGCCTCCAGCCATGTGGTCTGTGACCCGACGCGCAGCCGTAAGCTGCTGCTGAAGCAACGTGAACTTGACTCCCTTTATGGCCGCGTCAATCGCGAAGGTTACACCATCGTGGCGCTGTCGCTGTACTGGAAGAACGCCTGGTGCAAACTGAAGATTGGTGTTGCACGCGGTAAGAAAGAGCACGACAAGCGTGACGATATCAAAGACCGCGAATGGAAGCTGGATAAAGCACGTATTATGAAGAATTCAGCGCGCTAACCACTGGATTTTAAGCTGTTTAGTTGCTAGTATTTGAAGTTCTGGGGCTGATTCTGGACTCGACGGGATTGTGAAGCCTTAGGAGCATGCCGAGGGGCGGTTTGCCTCGTAAAAAGCCGCAAAAAAATAGTCGCAAACGACGAAAACTACGCTTTAGCAGCTTAATAACCTGCTCTGAGCCCTCTCTCCCTAGCTTCCGCTCTTAAGACGGGGATCAAGAGAGGTCAAACCCAAAAGAGATCGCGTGGATGCCTTGCCTGGGGTTGAAGCGTTAAATCCAATCAGGATAGTCTGTTAGTGGCGTGTCTGTTCGCAGCTAACCGGCGAATGTAAAAACTGACTAAGCATGTAGTGCCGACGGTGTAGTAATTTCGGACGCGGGTTCAACTCCCGCCAGCTCCACCAAAATTCTTCAAAGATGGTTCCAGTGCCATCCGCAGAAGTCCTGAAAGCCCGCACGGCACAAGCCCTGCGGGCTTTTTTGTGCCCTCAATTTATCCCGCGAAGTCTGATGCCAACTAATTAAATCCGAACCTTTTAGGCCCATTGATAGGCCCAACGAAAAGCTCTGTTGTTTTCGTTGGGCCTAAACGCATGGAGACTCCCCATGGCAAGAAAAACCAAGCCGTTAACTGATACGGAAATCAAAGCCGCCAAACCTAAAGATGCCGATTACCAGCTGTATGATGGTGACGGGCTTACTCTGTTAATCAAGTCCAGTGGTAATAAGCTCTGGCAGTTCCGTTACTATCGACCTCTGACAAAGCAGCGAACCAAGCAGAGCTTCGTTGCCTACCCTGCCGTCTCACTTTCTGATGCGCGAAAACTTAGAGCCGAATCTCGAGTTTTATTGGCAAAAGATATCGATCCTCAGGATCATCAGAAAGAACAGGTGAGGAATTCTCAAGAGGCCAAAACCAATACCTTCTTGTTAGTTGCCGATCGTTGGTGGAATGTGAAGAAAGCCAGCGTAACAGAGGATTATGCCGACGATATCTGGCGCTCGCTTGAGAGAGATGTTTTCCCAGCAGTTGGTGATATCAGTGTCACTGAGATTAAGGCTCATACTCTGGTTAAAGCAGTGCTGCCAGTTCAGGCCAGAGGTGCATTAGAGACAGTCCGACGCCTTTGTCAGCGTATTAATGAAGTCATGATTTACGCGCAGAACACAGGCTTGATTGATGCAGTTCCTAGTGTCAATATCGGAAAAGCATTCGAGAAACCGCAAAAGAAAAATATGCCGAGCATCCGCCCGGATCAATTTCCACAGTTAATGCAAACAATGCGTAAGGCAAGTATCAGTGTGTCCACGCGGTGTCTGTTCATGTGGCAGCTTCTCACCATTACCCGCCCTGCCGAAGCTGCTGAGGCTCGATGGGATGAGATCGATTTCAATGCTAGCGAATGGAAAATTCCTGCAGCTCGAATGAAGATGAACAGGGACCATACGGTTCCACTATCCGATGAGGGTCTCTCTATTCTGGAAATGATGAAGTCACTCAGTGGTGGCCGAGAGTTTATCTTTCCCAGTCGTATCAAACCAACCCAGCCGATGAACAGCCAGACTGTGAATGCGGCACTCAAGCGCGCTGGTTTAGGAGGCGTACTCGTATCTCACGGTTTGCGTTCTATCGCCAGTACGGCACTCAATGAAGAAGGATTTCCTCCTGATGTTATTGAGGCAGCACTGGCTCATGTAGACAAAAATGAGGTACGTCGCGCTTATAACCGTAGTGATTATCTTGAGCAACGGCGACCGATGATGCAATGGTGGGCTGATTTGGTAAGCAAGGCCGACAGCGGAAGTAGTGTTGAAAACGGGAAGAGGGTGTTCAAACTCGTTGGCTAAGTTTCAAGTTGGCCTGGTTTGAATGACTAGTTTTCCTGTAAAAAATAGCATTAGCCCTGACCGATTTAGTAGGTAGATTACAATCGAATCAGGGTGGTCAGCTTTGACTCAAAAGGTCTCTTCGCTTTGCAAGTATAGCCAGAGCCTTCTCTTGACAAAATCGGTGTATCCTGTAATTTGAGCGCGCGCTCCCCGGCTCTCGCGCGCGATCATACCTACACGCGCTTCTCAGGTATGTGTTTGATCTCAAAGGCATTTATGTCTGCGAATAGGACAGGATTGTGAAGAGGGGGGACGCGCCCTAATTCTTCGTTGTTTTCCTATAAATGCTTTCCAGCCTAAGCTCTTGAAAGACTCTCTGCCTAATCAAAGCTCTTTCCTTCCAGTTGTCTTCATAGATGATTTGCTCATCTAGTCTTACATATACTACGCAGTTGCCTTTATCTGAGAAATGCACGTTTCTATACACCGCCAGCACTTTTCTGTTTACGATGATCTTGTTTCCATTCTGCACTGCTGTTCCAGGCAGAGTTTGGATCTGGTGCGGAGTTTTTCCGAGTATTTGTTTGGCAAATGGCAAGACTGTCAAGCTATCTCGAATATGCGATTGGGCTCGTGTTATTCTTGTTAGATGTCGCCATGCATAATTGCTGATGGATATCGTTCCAAGGCAGCTGGATACAATTCCTCGGATTTTAGAAAATCTAGGACGAGACCATTCTCGTACTTGAGCAGTAGTGGTGAATACTGGAACGGTAAACTTTCCCATTCCACGTATAGGTTCGCGCTGTTTATGTATAAGTCGCTCGATTTCAAATCTGGAGGCTGGTGTCAGAATGTGATTTTCAGAAACTGATAAGGTCTCAATTGGCGTTTTTTTGTCGATGAGCTTCCAGTAAATCTTTGTTTCTGGATCAAGGCGTACCCAAATTAAAATTACGGGTTGATTGGTAGCTTTCCACTTTCTCAAGTGATCTTTATCAATATTCTGTAAGCGCCATCGATTTTTTGTCGGCGTCCACCGCCCGAAGCTTGATCCGGTTTTAACTTGCACAGCTACTTGTGCGTGGGTTGGGCTGGGAAAATTGACTGGATACTTCAACTGAAGATCAAGGGCCCCTATTCCTTCTCCACGCATGGTCTCACGTAGAGCTTCTCCATTGAAAATTAGAGATAACACACTTGCAGCCAAATTCTCACCAGCATTGCCTTGGTCGAAATCAAAAATGTTCATCAAATTTCCGTGTAATTATCATGCTGAACTTATCAGCAATTTTGAATACAGCGACAGTAGAATCTAATCGACTGTCTAACACATATTAGGATCAACTTAGGGATGCTAGGGAGTGACTGCTGTGTGTTACGACAGCAAACACATGGCAGTTTTCTACTTGTCTTGACAGGCTGTAAACGACCAATTGCATCCGTTCAAGAATGGACCAGGAAAATCCTAAGCCTCCGGTAAATGGTTGCTTTCTCGCCGCTTCAGCTCTTCCAATCTCCCCACCAACGCATTTTTATACTTCCCTGCCTGGCACGCCTCCAGCGCTGCCTCCGTTTGCTCGATTGCTGCCTCTGTTGCACCCAATGCTTCATGGCATTTACTAAGCAACTCATGATAACTAGCGATGCGCTCAAGCCCTTTTTTATCGTCTTTGGCAAGCACAAGAGCACGTTCAGCGGTCTTCAATCCATCGCCAAGTTTGCCAACTCCTAATTCTGCCTCTGCCTTGCGATACAATAGCCAATGGTCCATGTTGAGGACTTCAGGCGGAATCTTCAAGATTGTATCCAACGCCTCATCCGACATTCCGGCTAAAAGGTACATTTTGGCGATTGCGCGTGCGTCATAACTCCTGAATCCAGGTTTACTCCCTAGTGCCGTGGCAAATACAACCCCGGCCGCCGTGATTCTATCGCGTAAATCAGTCTTTCCTGCTTCGCCTGCTGCTACTGCAGTATTACCAAGCGACTCGCACGCACTAATCCATTGGCTCTTATCAACCAATTCGGGTGGCATGGAGAGAATCTCTGGGAATCCCTCAGCCAGCGCCACGCAAATCTCCGGATGCTGATAGGCAAAAATGGAGGTGAAAGACAGGTAGGCCTCATAAAATTGGTCTAGTCCTTCTAAAGCCGACAGAGCAATCACATCTGCAAGAGACTGCACCTGCTCAGTATTGCTCACCGCCTCGTTGGCAACCTTCCTGTAGGAGCGAAGTCGCGCGACGGATGCTAATGAGACTCGTAATGGAACATCCCACGGAGCTGCGATAACTCGCTCGACGAGAGTTTGCATTGCATGCGCTCCCGCCATTTTAATTGATTCGTCGGCCTTGTTCTGTGTCCCCATATGCGCAATCTGTAGATAAGTTGCATGCCACTCGGGACGAATCTCTAGAAGCTTTTGAAAGCAGCTCAGAGCCTCTTCAAATCTACCGCAGCGGCGCAATGCCTTGCCCTGATGGTGCAAAAGCTCGAGATTCTCTTCAGATGCTGGATCTCCTTGCTGAGCCTTGCCATATTCTTCTGCACAAGCACCGAAGTACTGAAGTCGATCGTCATGATCCAGTGAATAGGCAAATGCCTCTTGCGCATCGATGACACAAAGCAGCTCTTGCAATGGCGCTCCGCAGTGAATACTTCGGCGATGAAGTTCCTGATCTTTTACAAGATTACGGCCACTATCCAGTTGCAACAAAGCGTAAGTCAGCCAATCTGGCTGCTGGGTCTGACGTCGCTTATAGCTTTCCGTAAGCTGAGATGTGCATAAGTGAATCTGTCGAATTACACTAGGGAGCATCTCCCCCGAGTGCTTTTCAACATACTGCGAAACGGCGGTGGCAATGAGTTCGACATCTGGTTTGTCACGAACGGCTTGGCAGATGAGGTCGTGCACAGACAGAAGCCCTGGCGCGACTGCAGGTTTTAGTATCGACAGACGCTGAAGGTGAAACTTTACGGCGTGCCCTAGGAAATGCCCGAGAAACTTGGCGTCATTCGAGAATGATCCAGAGTTTGCAATCTTTTGCAGACCAAGGAGATATCTTGAGTCCAATCTCTGCAAGATATTGCCCATAATTGCTGCGCCATTACTATCTGAAATGACCTGCGGTTCGGCGAGTATTTCTTCATAGACTTCTTCGCGCGGTACGTTTTCGGCTTCGACCAGCTTACGAACAGTTGCGAGAATAAGGGGGAGAATCTACAAGCCTCGATAAATTTTGCTGCTGTTGCACTTAGCCTATTACTGTCCTCGCCCAAAATGGCGGCAGCCACCTCCGCCGAGGCTGTAGGCATATGAAGCACTGATTTGCTCGCTGGATTGAGCTGTGAAGTTACTATTACATGACCGCCTCGCTCGAACCCCTTCGAGAGATCATCAAGTGAGTTCTCGACTAACTCACGCTCCAGGCTGTCGATAACAAGCAACGTCTTATAGTTATTGAAGATGCCCGCCACATTAACAGCGACGCCACCTCTAGCGCGTTGAACTGAACTTAGCGAGGAGTCCGGCTTCCAGTCCCCCCAGAGATCCATAAGTAGTTTTCGTAACGCGAACCTTCCTGATGCAGGTAGTCGATAGTCGCCTGCGTCTTACCAGAGCCGCTGATGCCGGTTAGTAGACAAACACGGTTTCCCTGAGCGAAGTGGTCGCGTATTGCAACCACCACAGCAGCATCGGAGACGTGATTTTCACATGATGCAGGAGCCTTGCCATAATAGGCATAGTTGTCGAGGTCTTGGGAAAAACCAGGGAAAAAACCGGTATAGAAAGCAGCAGCCGTGTGATTCTGCGTGGAGAATTCGAAGATTAGCCTTGCCAACTCGCGTGCATCAAGAATGTTAAGCCGCTCTCCATGTTCCTGAGCGATCGCCGTGCTATTGAATTTCGCGCGAAAAGATTCTGGCTCCTCTTGGCTGCATATCAGATAGATTTTTTGGGGCAACTTACCTGCTGAATGATCAAGGACATGCTTAATATCGTTCTCGATCTTAGCGTAAGTCGTAACGGGGGCTTCGGGGATAGCGCCCTCTGTATCTTGCCCGGCTGACGCTTTGCTAACCTTGCCATGAAAGTACTCTTTCTCTGCGCTGTATTCACCGGCGATCATGAAATCTTGCGAAAAGGTGTCGATAGTGTATCCAACAGGCCGATATTCTTTATTAATCCCGTGATGGATTAGGCGATTTTCCTCGAGCAATTCAATGAGACTATGTCCAACGATCTCGAGAGAAGAAGCATCTAGCTCGACGACTTCGCCGATTAGGTTACCAATGATTCTTTTTTTAATAAGGTCGGACTGCATATGCTCTCTCTCTCTCTCTCGCTCGCTCAAGTTAGGATCAGCCAACTAAACGCTGATAAGCTGGGTACGACGGGTGGAGGAGTGGCTTCACGATAATCACCACTCACCCGCATGGTAGCTATTGCTTGTAATTATTGGAAGTCCAGACTGTAAAGAATATCTGGCCGATACCCTCATGAGCGTCCGCTTTAGATTCGCCTAGTGTGAGAATGCATGCGCCGATTTATAATCTACGTTACTACGTAAAATGTTGACCTGTTCCTCGTTGATTAATACACCGCGATGTTGGTAATGTCTTCATACAGCTATGAATATTCACTTAATTAAAAAGTGCTTAACGAGGAACTACTAATTTTTTATCCATAACCTTTGTTTAAACATTGGCGGCAAAATGGTAAAGCAAAGATAATCTACTAACTTACATCTAAATAACTTGCTGCAAAGATAAAAACCAAAGCATGACAGCAATTACTGCCATGCTTATTTTACAAACAACCTACATGTAAGACAGAGCTTTTCTTATAAAACCAATCTCAAAATCAGTTAAGTATGTATAAGAGTTTTTATCTTTTAAAATCAGAGTATTAATAACTGAGTCGATATCATCGGCATTATCAAAGTGATTGTTGTTGAATATTTTTTTTGCGATTTGATTTGGCACACCGAACTCCTCAAGAGAGTTAACTGCTGCAGGGTAATAAAAATTTTCTAATGTAGATGCAAAAGGTTTGTAATCCCCATATGTATACCCAAACCTCTTGAATATTACCTCCTGAATATCACTAACAGCGTAAATTATTATAGGCAAATTATAATTAACAAGACTTTTCTTAAAATTGAATACAGATTGAACAGCATCATCTATGGTATAGGTTTTATCCCTTCCTCCCCAGAAATTAAAATCCTCGAGAATCAGTGTTTTATCGTCCACTTTATTTATAACATCACAAAGTTTTTTATGAAGCTGTGAAGCACTTCTAACTGTACCTCCTCCCATCGAAGACACATTAAAGTTATCAAATAATATGTTTGAGAGATGCAGCAATTCATTAGATGTAGGATAAATGCTATCCCAGCGCATCAATGGATTCCACGCATTACATTTTTCGATTAATTTTTCCGCAAAACTTATAAGTTTGTTTGGATCAATACCTTGGTGTTTAAGTAATATTTGCATAGGGAGCACATCTTGCTCATAAAACTTTCTCACTCTATTTTTATTCTCATCATTAACATCTTGACCTAAATGTAGTAGTAATGACTCTGACGCATTTTCACTCTGAGTTACAACAGGAATATCTATATATGGAAGTTCAATTTGTGGTTTTTCACCAAAAATAAAAACATTCCCAACATAATGCTCAAACATCCGTCCAGAACGACCAGATATGTTATTGAACGTAAACATATCCAACTTGGTTCTTCTGGTGATACAGTCATCGTAGATAATAATATTTTTGGCATTAGTGTTTACACCTTCTATTAAAGTCGATGTGCAAATTAGAATGTTTATTTTTGATTCATTAAACAAATCCACAATTAATGAACCTACTGCCCTTGGGAGCTGTGCATGATGGTAGGCAATCCCATGCCGTAAGCCGTCAATCAAT is part of the Pantoea sp. Ep11b genome and harbors:
- a CDS encoding type II toxin-antitoxin system RatA family toxin, producing MAQISRSALVPFSAGQMYQLVNDVDAYPQFLPGCTGSRVLDASENEMTASVDVSKAGISKTFTTRNTLTDNQSIHMQLVDGPFRKLTGGWKFVSLGDDACKVELSLEFEFTNMLVEMAFGRIFKELANSMVQAFTQRAKEVYRA
- the smpB gene encoding SsrA-binding protein SmpB, whose protein sequence is MTKKKAHKPGSATIAMNKRARHEYFIEEEYEAGLSLQGWEVKSLRAGKANISDSYILLRDGEAFLFGSTFQPLAVASSHVVCDPTRSRKLLLKQRELDSLYGRVNREGYTIVALSLYWKNAWCKLKIGVARGKKEHDKRDDIKDREWKLDKARIMKNSAR
- a CDS encoding tetratricopeptide repeat protein → MGNILQRLDSRYLLGLQKIANSGSFSNDAKFLGHFLGHAVKFHLQRLSILKPAVAPGLLSVHDLICQAVRDKPDVELIATAVSQYVEKHSGEMLPSVIRQIHLCTSQLTESYKRRQTQQPDWLTYALLQLDSGRNLVKDQELHRRSIHCGAPLQELLCVIDAQEAFAYSLDHDDRLQYFGACAEEYGKAQQGDPASEENLELLHHQGKALRRCGRFEEALSCFQKLLEIRPEWHATYLQIAHMGTQNKADESIKMAGAHAMQTLVERVIAAPWDVPLRVSLASVARLRSYRKVANEAVSNTEQVQSLADVIALSALEGLDQFYEAYLSFTSIFAYQHPEICVALAEGFPEILSMPPELVDKSQWISACESLGNTAVAAGEAGKTDLRDRITAAGVVFATALGSKPGFRSYDARAIAKMYLLAGMSDEALDTILKIPPEVLNMDHWLLYRKAEAELGVGKLGDGLKTAERALVLAKDDKKGLERIASYHELLSKCHEALGATEAAIEQTEAALEACQAGKYKNALVGRLEELKRRESNHLPEA
- a CDS encoding DEAD/DEAH box helicase, which gives rise to MSQWYQEAKTKLNNPMFSQWDDFLLSLVNEFNGHVNESLVQDIVIRAMERKSEMTNGFILDHILGELGLFPYIDNNSTSKDEFRKAIFTTPQDETKVFHIRQAEVFHRIMTGENVILSAPTSFGKSLIIEALIASNEFNNVVIVVPTIALIDELKKKLYKYKDNYKIITQVSQQPSERNVFILTQERVLEYSISSVDFFIIDEFYKLAPSSKNDERCDRLNLAFKELYSKCKRFYMLGPRINGLFSGIEQELRCIFLRFDSYTTVATNEFYHKLKTTGADAKVDVERDEILKDILSNVGRNEQTVIYCKSPKRVSSLMCRLLAANILSPDNANNDLASWLSVNFHDKWSLIDGLRHGIAYHHAQLPRAVGSLIVDLFNESKINILICTSTLIEGVNTNAKNIIIYDDCITRRTKLDMFTFNNISGRSGRMFEHYVGNVFIFGEKPQIELPYIDIPVVTQSENASESLLLHLGQDVNDENKNRVRKFYEQDVLPMQILLKHQGIDPNKLISFAEKLIEKCNAWNPLMRWDSIYPTSNELLHLSNILFDNFNVSSMGGGTVRSASQLHKKLCDVINKVDDKTLILEDFNFWGGRDKTYTIDDAVQSVFNFKKSLVNYNLPIIIYAVSDIQEVIFKRFGYTYGDYKPFASTLENFYYPAAVNSLEEFGVPNQIAKKIFNNNHFDNADDIDSVINTLILKDKNSYTYLTDFEIGFIRKALSYM
- a CDS encoding integrase, translating into MARKTKPLTDTEIKAAKPKDADYQLYDGDGLTLLIKSSGNKLWQFRYYRPLTKQRTKQSFVAYPAVSLSDARKLRAESRVLLAKDIDPQDHQKEQVRNSQEAKTNTFLLVADRWWNVKKASVTEDYADDIWRSLERDVFPAVGDISVTEIKAHTLVKAVLPVQARGALETVRRLCQRINEVMIYAQNTGLIDAVPSVNIGKAFEKPQKKNMPSIRPDQFPQLMQTMRKASISVSTRCLFMWQLLTITRPAEAAEARWDEIDFNASEWKIPAARMKMNRDHTVPLSDEGLSILEMMKSLSGGREFIFPSRIKPTQPMNSQTVNAALKRAGLGGVLVSHGLRSIASTALNEEGFPPDVIEAALAHVDKNEVRRAYNRSDYLEQRRPMMQWWADLVSKADSGSSVENGKRVFKLVG
- a CDS encoding DUF4365 domain-containing protein; the protein is MNIFDFDQGNAGENLAASVLSLIFNGEALRETMRGEGIGALDLQLKYPVNFPSPTHAQVAVQVKTGSSFGRWTPTKNRWRLQNIDKDHLRKWKATNQPVILIWVRLDPETKIYWKLIDKKTPIETLSVSENHILTPASRFEIERLIHKQREPIRGMGKFTVPVFTTTAQVREWSRPRFSKIRGIVSSCLGTISISNYAWRHLTRITRAQSHIRDSLTVLPFAKQILGKTPHQIQTLPGTAVQNGNKIIVNRKVLAVYRNVHFSDKGNCVVYVRLDEQIIYEDNWKERALIRQRVFQELRLESIYRKTTKN